In a single window of the Terriglobus roseus genome:
- a CDS encoding (2Fe-2S)-binding protein produces MPFKLNINKKDVTVDVSDDTPLLWVLRDTLDLKGTKYGCGIGQCAACTILINGRSTRSCLLKASEVRGNVVTIEGLADQGRLHVLQQTWIDLDVAQCGYCQGGQILSAASLLATNPHPTDDQIEAAMSGNLCRCATYNRIRMAIRRVAGTAAPVGKESHAHA; encoded by the coding sequence ATGCCATTCAAGCTGAACATCAACAAGAAGGATGTGACCGTCGATGTGAGCGATGACACGCCCCTTCTGTGGGTTCTTCGCGACACGCTCGATCTAAAAGGGACCAAGTACGGTTGCGGTATCGGTCAGTGTGCGGCCTGCACCATCCTTATAAACGGCCGCAGCACACGGTCTTGTCTGCTTAAGGCCTCCGAAGTTCGGGGCAATGTGGTCACGATTGAGGGGCTCGCGGATCAAGGCAGACTGCATGTGCTGCAACAGACCTGGATTGATCTTGACGTTGCGCAATGCGGTTACTGCCAGGGCGGTCAGATCCTGAGCGCCGCATCGCTGCTGGCGACGAACCCGCACCCGACTGACGATCAGATCGAGGCCGCGATGTCCGGCAATCTGTGTCGTTGCGCCACCTACAATCGCATCCGGATGGCCATCCGTCGGGTTGCAGGCACCGCTGCGCCGGTTGGAAAGGAGAGTCATGCCCACGCTTGA
- a CDS encoding YjbH domain-containing protein translates to MRFKARTVMVLLSVSIGRGLHAQADQGSALSLQGFSGVLNTPNGHVQREGTFDLLYSNQRDNVVGYGIPAWQDNFLFSVGMFNFVEVGGRLTSAPPFPTHSGIRDLSANWKVSSDPLTARFRFSPALAVGMQDVGGGAHLLGTKYVAGSVDPVGWLRLSAGYGSGPGRMKGAFGGMELMAHPWVTLLGDYDTSNTNLGVRLTAPALPYIPVRLTATFSSPVQNSQGLGIAGGLIIPLDFKKSSHHRASLTTDHGSWQSQKTLWDVFRARNVQVTADPASSPTDVSATAPVATPLSGVASPSPSGDPVLTAVPPPVPILSGNNTKQESPEWVREHLIKGGFVNVRVGLLGKTLVVEYENIRYNHNELDAIGVVTGIASQAAGDGVEDLRLVVKRRGLELLQIEAQLEPLRDWLQGDVQTKAPTLVVTQKLASEAGTNFVAGGTNPGRLRPSIMVYPSLITLVGTENGVFDYQLSIRPELQLPLWRGATGVARWDLPISWSGNLDDGQVYAAYRTPARMDRLMFFQAVTLAPGLVANLGAGKIQDTTNGTLNELSWTVGGGMNRFKAIQSWGRDSGTNRNVFLGSYRYFLARYDLGFEGVAGRFWGQDTGFKVSMQRFFGDASASLYFKDSKLQNGPERWLQAGIQLEFPLTPRRDMKARPIQIRGNQDWLYAQETGIASSSIQNSNYIQPGLAVVPEPAQALDLYFYDRERLNADYIRSHTERIKDAWRFFRDGV, encoded by the coding sequence ATGAGATTCAAGGCACGGACAGTTATGGTGCTGTTAAGTGTGTCCATCGGGCGTGGCCTGCATGCCCAGGCGGATCAGGGCTCGGCTCTTTCCCTTCAGGGGTTTTCAGGCGTTCTCAACACTCCGAATGGCCATGTGCAGCGGGAAGGAACCTTCGACCTGCTGTACAGCAATCAGCGGGATAATGTCGTGGGTTATGGCATCCCAGCCTGGCAGGACAACTTCCTGTTCTCTGTTGGAATGTTCAACTTCGTCGAGGTTGGCGGTCGGCTGACCAGTGCTCCGCCCTTTCCAACCCATTCCGGCATCCGCGACCTTTCCGCGAACTGGAAAGTGTCTTCCGATCCTCTGACGGCACGGTTCCGCTTCTCCCCAGCACTGGCCGTGGGCATGCAGGACGTAGGTGGAGGGGCGCACCTGCTGGGAACCAAGTATGTCGCTGGCTCTGTCGACCCGGTTGGTTGGTTGCGGCTGTCCGCTGGCTATGGAAGCGGTCCGGGACGGATGAAAGGCGCGTTCGGCGGCATGGAGCTGATGGCTCATCCCTGGGTCACCCTGCTTGGCGACTATGACACCAGCAATACCAATCTGGGTGTACGCCTGACAGCTCCAGCGTTGCCGTATATCCCGGTTCGATTGACGGCCACCTTCTCCTCACCGGTCCAGAATTCGCAGGGGCTGGGGATTGCGGGCGGCTTGATTATCCCTCTAGACTTCAAGAAGTCGTCACACCACAGAGCTTCTCTCACTACGGACCATGGAAGCTGGCAGTCCCAGAAGACTCTTTGGGATGTTTTTCGGGCCAGGAATGTTCAAGTGACGGCGGATCCTGCGTCGTCGCCGACCGATGTGTCCGCAACAGCGCCCGTGGCAACGCCTTTGTCTGGAGTGGCGTCTCCCTCTCCTTCGGGCGACCCAGTGTTGACGGCGGTCCCGCCACCAGTGCCGATTCTCTCTGGCAACAATACAAAGCAGGAGTCCCCGGAATGGGTTCGGGAACACCTGATCAAGGGCGGATTCGTCAACGTTCGAGTGGGGTTGCTGGGGAAGACGCTTGTTGTGGAGTACGAGAACATCCGCTACAACCACAACGAGCTGGACGCAATAGGGGTCGTTACCGGAATCGCCAGTCAGGCAGCCGGAGACGGCGTCGAAGACCTTCGGTTGGTAGTGAAGCGAAGGGGACTGGAACTGCTGCAGATCGAAGCGCAGCTCGAGCCTCTGCGTGACTGGTTGCAAGGCGATGTGCAGACCAAGGCACCGACGCTCGTCGTCACCCAAAAGTTGGCCAGCGAAGCCGGTACCAACTTTGTGGCCGGTGGAACCAACCCCGGAAGACTGCGGCCTTCGATCATGGTGTACCCGTCCTTGATCACCCTGGTCGGTACCGAGAACGGCGTCTTCGACTACCAGCTCTCGATTCGACCGGAGCTCCAGTTGCCACTCTGGCGCGGCGCGACGGGCGTGGCGCGATGGGATCTGCCGATCTCCTGGAGTGGCAACCTGGACGACGGGCAGGTCTATGCCGCGTACCGCACCCCGGCGCGGATGGATCGGTTGATGTTTTTTCAGGCGGTGACACTCGCTCCCGGGCTTGTAGCCAACCTGGGCGCAGGCAAGATTCAAGACACGACGAACGGTACCCTCAATGAGTTGAGTTGGACCGTTGGCGGCGGCATGAATCGTTTCAAGGCGATCCAGTCCTGGGGGCGCGACAGTGGCACGAACCGAAATGTTTTTCTCGGCTCGTACCGCTACTTTCTCGCACGTTACGATCTCGGGTTCGAGGGGGTTGCGGGACGCTTCTGGGGACAGGACACTGGTTTCAAGGTCAGCATGCAGCGGTTCTTCGGCGATGCGTCAGCCTCCCTGTATTTCAAGGATTCGAAGTTGCAGAACGGCCCCGAGCGCTGGCTGCAGGCGGGCATCCAACTGGAGTTCCCGCTCACGCCACGCAGGGACATGAAGGCGCGACCGATACAAATCCGTGGCAACCAGGACTGGCTCTACGCGCAGGAGACGGGTATCGCTTCCTCTTCGATCCAGAACTCGAACTACATCCAGCCTGGACTGGCAGTCGTGCCGGAACCAGCACAAGCCCTGGATCTTTACTTCTACGACCGCGAACGCCTCAATGCTGACTACATCCGCAGTCACACAGAGCGGATCAAGGATGCCTGGCGGTTCTTCCGCGACGGTGTGTAG
- a CDS encoding xanthine dehydrogenase family protein molybdopterin-binding subunit yields the protein MPTLENTYAQQLTQFDADMQSLIAEMHTLPSAAPTFGRRDFLKKVALAGGGLALMFQLDTNPAHAAVLELAGAATSPGPSVLNAFVRIAPDNTITIFSKGPEIGQGIKTAFGLIIAEELDADWKNVTVDQAPINPKVYGSQSAGGSTSIPRGWDQLRQAGAAARAMLVAAAAEQWKVPAKECTTSDSQAFHQASGRKLTYGELAIAASAQPVPDAASLPLKARADWKLLGKRFSGVGNRSIVTGQPIFGIDVQLPGMVYANYTKCPAVGGKVKSANLDEIKRLPGILDAFVLEGNGNPAEVMPGVAIIGKSTWEVFKAKSALKVDWDETSASKDSLTAAAAKAKEISTKLPAPATNIGDVDAAFASAAKVVEAAYDYAMISHQQLEPDNGTAWFHDGGIELWTPSQVADRGIPQVAKLLNLPEDKVTIHQTRAGGGFGRRLANDYLLESVAIAAKLKVPVKLQWMREDDFAHDMFRAPGFHYLKGSVDTSGKLTAFQNHIVSFTAGENRPISGGGRSNNSFPTDIAPNTRYAISLLPLQIPCGPMRAPTDNTQMFVVGSFLHELSVAAGRDHVEFLLEWFHRAETAGPDARKGGPAPAGAPIENAGARAGTFNASRASGVLKLAAEKAGWGKKLPPGRGMGIAFSFAYGGHVAEVVELSVDAKKHITIHNIVAVADIGPIVNMSSAENQVQGGVIDGLSTAMGLQIDVENGRIKQTNFHAYPILRMRAAPPVEAHFIQSDFRPSGLGEPCLPPLAPALGNAIFAATGDRVRSMPFSRSGYTI from the coding sequence ATGCCCACGCTTGAGAACACTTACGCCCAGCAACTTACGCAATTCGACGCGGATATGCAGTCGCTCATCGCGGAGATGCACACGCTTCCCTCGGCTGCTCCAACCTTCGGCCGGCGCGATTTCCTGAAGAAGGTCGCCCTTGCTGGCGGCGGCCTCGCACTGATGTTTCAACTCGATACCAACCCAGCGCACGCTGCGGTACTCGAGCTTGCGGGCGCAGCAACCAGTCCAGGCCCATCTGTCCTCAATGCTTTCGTTCGGATCGCGCCCGACAACACGATCACAATCTTTTCCAAGGGGCCCGAGATTGGTCAGGGTATCAAGACGGCCTTCGGCCTCATCATTGCCGAAGAACTCGATGCCGACTGGAAGAACGTCACCGTCGACCAGGCGCCGATAAACCCAAAGGTATACGGCTCACAGAGCGCAGGCGGTTCCACCTCCATCCCGCGAGGTTGGGATCAGTTGCGGCAGGCAGGCGCCGCGGCCCGGGCCATGCTGGTGGCCGCAGCGGCGGAACAGTGGAAGGTTCCCGCCAAGGAGTGCACGACCTCTGATAGTCAGGCCTTTCATCAAGCATCCGGCCGCAAACTCACCTATGGCGAACTCGCAATTGCAGCTTCCGCGCAACCAGTGCCGGACGCTGCGAGCTTGCCTCTGAAGGCACGTGCAGATTGGAAGCTGCTCGGCAAGCGTTTCAGTGGCGTTGGTAATCGGAGCATCGTCACAGGCCAGCCGATCTTCGGCATCGATGTGCAGCTGCCGGGCATGGTTTACGCGAATTACACCAAGTGCCCTGCCGTTGGCGGCAAAGTGAAGAGCGCAAATCTGGATGAGATCAAGCGCCTGCCCGGCATCCTGGACGCCTTTGTCCTGGAGGGCAATGGCAATCCTGCGGAGGTGATGCCGGGCGTGGCCATCATCGGTAAGTCGACGTGGGAAGTCTTCAAGGCCAAGTCTGCGCTCAAGGTGGATTGGGACGAGACCTCCGCTTCCAAAGATTCTCTGACGGCGGCTGCCGCGAAGGCGAAAGAGATCTCGACCAAGCTGCCGGCTCCAGCGACCAACATTGGCGACGTCGACGCGGCCTTCGCATCGGCGGCCAAGGTCGTCGAAGCGGCTTATGACTATGCCATGATCTCGCATCAGCAGTTGGAACCGGATAACGGCACCGCGTGGTTTCACGATGGCGGCATCGAATTGTGGACGCCAAGCCAGGTCGCGGACCGCGGCATTCCCCAGGTTGCGAAGCTGTTGAATCTTCCAGAGGACAAGGTCACCATCCACCAGACACGTGCTGGCGGCGGTTTCGGCCGAAGGTTGGCGAATGACTACCTGCTGGAGTCCGTCGCAATCGCGGCAAAACTGAAGGTGCCGGTGAAGTTGCAATGGATGCGTGAAGATGATTTTGCGCACGACATGTTTCGAGCGCCGGGCTTCCACTATCTCAAGGGTTCCGTTGATACGTCAGGCAAGCTAACGGCATTCCAGAATCACATCGTCAGCTTCACCGCAGGAGAGAATCGCCCGATCTCTGGCGGTGGCCGCAGCAACAACAGCTTCCCTACCGACATAGCTCCGAACACCCGGTATGCCATTAGTCTGCTGCCGCTGCAGATCCCTTGCGGACCAATGCGAGCGCCTACGGATAACACGCAAATGTTCGTGGTCGGCAGCTTCCTGCACGAGTTGTCCGTTGCAGCCGGGCGAGATCATGTGGAGTTCCTTCTGGAATGGTTCCATCGTGCCGAAACAGCTGGACCGGACGCCCGCAAAGGTGGCCCTGCTCCGGCTGGTGCACCTATCGAAAACGCCGGCGCACGCGCGGGAACGTTCAATGCCAGCCGCGCGTCCGGCGTGCTGAAGCTGGCCGCCGAGAAAGCGGGATGGGGCAAGAAGCTGCCACCCGGCCGCGGTATGGGTATTGCTTTCAGTTTTGCCTATGGGGGCCACGTTGCGGAGGTTGTGGAATTGTCCGTCGACGCCAAGAAGCACATCACCATCCACAACATCGTCGCGGTCGCGGACATCGGTCCCATCGTCAATATGAGCAGCGCCGAAAACCAGGTGCAGGGTGGTGTGATCGACGGCCTCTCGACCGCCATGGGCCTGCAGATCGACGTGGAGAACGGCCGGATCAAGCAGACCAACTTCCACGCGTACCCGATCCTGAGAATGCGCGCGGCACCGCCGGTAGAAGCCCACTTCATTCAGTCGGATTTCCGTCCATCGGGCCTTGGGGAGCCATGTCTGCCGCCGCTGGCGCCGGCGCTCGGCAACGCTATCTTTGCTGCGACTGGAGACCGTGTGCGCAGCATGCCCTTCAGCCGCAGCGGCTACACGATCTAA
- a CDS encoding TonB-dependent receptor, which produces MRPLMGQSGGGSITGLVTDQSGAVVPNATVTVLNTATGVSTVRTSTSGGNYSISPLQPGTYSVTVSYQGFSGFKQENVVVNALSEVGLNITLQPGSQTEIITVSTAPPMMETTNATLGGTIENSTYAALPLLISGGQQRDITQFSNLLPGAQVNPGGRSSIIGGTGQRVGELYVDGLPLTTASQQGDNRPVFNIVPLEAIDQIKVVTSGYSAQYQGAGLENYNLKAGTNKFHGSAFAYIRNTIFDAWSFSSKPGGPNVVPKLVNGSLTTVAGPKPAEHQIEYGYTFGGPIRIPHVIDGRDKLFFFTTLDRFRSRLGANYVTSTIPTLGERQGDFSQVGFPIYDPTTQAACTAKSTTGACRYQFGYGPGTGNGPAGNPTQIGAVNVIPTSRISPITQYMQKFLPTPLDLTKVTNNFSSGVPTGFDNFLYSVRVDYIISPKQTLSGAYNQGSRHAVPYTGAAAPGVAVVPYITTTLSTVKGNIADLQYTYQITPNLVNQAKYGFIYFGGPPTGNITGTLNPGLYGLAAAGVTGLPSGQASDNFPNTSFSGTNAPTGWVGNTPTSTNRSYTYEFVDNLALVKGRHSMNFGGQIQWLQNNADTADGASTPVSLGWSTNETANLTGSTYVANSGYSYASFLLGAVGSSSTTQQPFSIVGGRYRPAALYFQDDIKVNSKLTINAGLRWDYLPPYRETADRWSFLNPDLTNSITGSAGALQFAGNRGAGLSCNCRTPVNTYWKDFEPRVGFAFSLDDKTIMRGGYSLSFSHGGANGGAAGAGTGTGQTGFSTPISYTDSTAGPAFYLNAGNSKYGGPNATLPGTSPISAASQTLGTGFYTTSTGASGGNGTGINYADPYIGSRAPEFSFYNFGFQREITKNMTISFDYSGSQSHFIAGASNIRGLQSGQLDPKYLALGANLTKPATAANIATAQAQTGISLTVPYAGYMAAAAVNTNATIAHMLTWKPQYSGTSDFWGNYVANGNYNSFQVSLAQRASAGLTFNVNYTYSQNVDNAGTQRSGYAIPASVMAGGVGYAANRADRSISINDQPQNLSIFGVYNSQYGKGSLGGNNFLLRSLLSGWQTSLIYQYSSGLPLPIVGTCNATQNVGQGTCMPDINPNFKGSVRVNGKWGLGATAANLGTISYLTGGLSSTVSGTGVGGAQCGVSTGPFCNAGDYKIGNAPRFAYNLRGMDNYRLNMALRRTFPIRDNVQFIFGIDGSNITNHTTFGNNAGNNQIGVNPNNAATFGTLNFASADPRDFQFSGRIQF; this is translated from the coding sequence ATGAGACCCCTGATGGGCCAGTCAGGCGGCGGCAGCATCACGGGATTGGTCACGGACCAGTCCGGAGCCGTTGTGCCAAACGCAACGGTCACGGTGCTGAATACGGCGACCGGTGTCTCCACCGTGCGCACCAGTACTTCGGGCGGCAACTACTCCATCAGTCCTCTGCAGCCGGGCACCTATTCGGTCACGGTTTCCTACCAGGGCTTTAGCGGCTTCAAGCAGGAGAACGTGGTTGTGAACGCCCTCTCTGAAGTGGGCCTCAACATCACGCTTCAGCCCGGTAGCCAGACGGAGATCATCACCGTAAGCACTGCTCCGCCGATGATGGAAACCACTAATGCGACGCTGGGTGGAACCATTGAAAACAGCACGTATGCCGCGCTGCCATTGCTGATCTCTGGCGGCCAGCAGCGTGACATCACACAGTTCTCCAACCTGCTGCCGGGCGCGCAGGTGAATCCGGGCGGTCGCTCGTCGATCATCGGCGGTACCGGTCAGCGTGTGGGCGAGCTGTATGTGGATGGACTACCCCTGACCACGGCGAGCCAACAGGGTGACAATCGTCCTGTCTTCAACATCGTTCCACTGGAAGCGATCGACCAGATCAAGGTCGTTACCAGCGGCTACTCCGCGCAATACCAGGGCGCTGGTCTCGAGAACTACAACCTGAAGGCGGGTACGAATAAGTTCCACGGTTCGGCCTTTGCGTACATCCGCAACACGATCTTCGATGCCTGGTCTTTCTCGTCCAAGCCCGGTGGCCCCAACGTGGTGCCGAAGCTCGTCAACGGCAGCCTCACAACGGTGGCCGGACCGAAGCCCGCAGAGCACCAGATCGAATACGGCTATACCTTCGGCGGCCCCATTCGTATTCCGCACGTAATCGATGGCCGGGATAAGCTCTTTTTCTTTACGACGCTTGATCGCTTTCGCTCGCGGTTGGGCGCGAACTATGTCACCAGCACGATCCCGACGCTTGGAGAACGTCAAGGTGACTTCAGCCAGGTGGGCTTTCCGATCTACGATCCTACGACCCAGGCAGCCTGCACGGCCAAGAGCACTACGGGCGCGTGCCGCTACCAGTTCGGTTACGGTCCCGGCACGGGGAATGGACCTGCCGGTAATCCGACCCAAATCGGCGCGGTCAATGTTATCCCGACTTCCAGGATCTCGCCGATCACGCAGTACATGCAGAAGTTCCTGCCAACACCTCTTGACCTGACCAAGGTTACCAACAACTTCTCCAGCGGCGTACCCACTGGTTTCGACAACTTCCTGTATTCGGTCCGTGTCGACTACATCATCTCTCCCAAGCAAACACTCTCGGGTGCATATAACCAGGGCAGTCGGCATGCAGTGCCCTACACCGGGGCAGCTGCGCCTGGTGTCGCAGTAGTTCCGTACATCACAACGACACTCTCTACGGTCAAGGGAAACATCGCGGATCTACAGTACACCTACCAGATCACCCCAAACCTGGTGAATCAGGCGAAGTATGGCTTCATTTACTTCGGTGGCCCGCCGACGGGCAACATCACCGGCACCTTGAACCCCGGTCTCTATGGCCTCGCGGCGGCCGGTGTCACGGGGCTTCCGTCTGGCCAGGCTTCGGATAACTTTCCCAATACCTCGTTCAGCGGCACCAACGCTCCCACAGGCTGGGTCGGCAACACGCCAACTTCCACCAACCGGTCCTACACCTATGAATTCGTCGATAACCTGGCGCTTGTGAAGGGCCGTCATTCGATGAACTTCGGGGGACAGATCCAGTGGCTCCAGAACAATGCCGACACCGCAGACGGCGCGTCCACACCTGTTTCTCTGGGATGGAGCACGAACGAAACCGCGAACCTGACTGGTTCCACCTATGTCGCAAACTCCGGCTATTCCTACGCCAGCTTCCTTCTTGGCGCAGTGGGTTCCTCGTCAACCACGCAGCAGCCCTTCTCTATCGTAGGAGGCCGTTATCGTCCTGCCGCTCTGTACTTCCAGGACGACATCAAGGTCAACTCCAAGCTCACGATCAACGCAGGTTTGCGCTGGGACTATCTGCCTCCTTACCGTGAGACCGCTGATCGCTGGTCGTTCCTGAATCCGGACCTTACCAATTCGATTACAGGCAGCGCTGGTGCACTGCAGTTCGCGGGAAACCGAGGCGCCGGACTGAGCTGCAACTGCCGCACTCCGGTGAACACCTACTGGAAGGACTTTGAGCCGCGGGTTGGCTTTGCCTTCTCGCTCGATGACAAGACGATCATGCGTGGCGGCTACAGCCTCAGCTTCTCGCATGGTGGAGCGAATGGTGGTGCTGCAGGCGCCGGAACCGGCACGGGCCAGACGGGATTCAGCACTCCGATTTCCTACACGGACAGCACGGCGGGACCAGCGTTCTACCTGAACGCCGGTAACTCGAAGTACGGCGGCCCCAATGCCACACTTCCCGGCACTTCGCCAATCTCTGCTGCATCGCAGACGCTTGGTACGGGCTTCTACACGACGAGCACCGGTGCATCGGGCGGCAACGGCACGGGCATCAACTACGCCGATCCTTACATTGGTAGCCGCGCTCCCGAGTTCTCCTTCTACAACTTTGGCTTTCAGCGTGAGATCACGAAAAACATGACGATCTCATTTGACTACTCAGGCAGCCAGAGCCACTTTATCGCCGGCGCTTCCAACATCCGCGGACTCCAGTCCGGACAGCTCGATCCGAAGTATCTTGCTCTCGGAGCGAACCTGACGAAGCCTGCCACTGCGGCCAACATTGCAACAGCACAGGCGCAGACTGGTATCAGCCTGACCGTGCCTTACGCGGGATACATGGCTGCCGCGGCGGTCAACACCAACGCCACCATCGCCCACATGCTCACATGGAAGCCGCAGTACTCGGGTACCTCGGATTTCTGGGGTAACTACGTGGCGAATGGAAACTACAACTCATTTCAGGTTTCGCTGGCGCAGCGCGCAAGTGCCGGACTCACCTTCAACGTGAACTACACCTATTCACAGAACGTCGATAACGCCGGCACCCAACGGAGTGGTTATGCCATTCCTGCTTCCGTGATGGCGGGTGGGGTTGGTTACGCTGCCAACCGGGCCGATCGCTCGATCTCGATCAACGATCAACCGCAGAACCTGAGTATCTTCGGTGTCTACAACAGCCAGTACGGCAAAGGCAGCCTCGGCGGCAATAACTTCCTGCTCCGTTCATTGCTGAGCGGCTGGCAGACGTCGCTCATCTACCAGTACAGCTCAGGTCTGCCGCTGCCGATCGTGGGTACCTGCAACGCCACACAAAACGTCGGACAGGGAACCTGCATGCCCGACATCAATCCCAACTTCAAGGGCAGTGTCCGTGTGAACGGCAAGTGGGGGCTGGGAGCTACCGCTGCTAATCTTGGCACAATCAGCTACCTGACCGGCGGTCTTTCCTCTACGGTCTCCGGCACCGGTGTAGGCGGCGCGCAATGCGGCGTTTCCACTGGCCCGTTCTGCAACGCGGGCGACTACAAGATCGGCAACGCTCCGCGCTTCGCTTATAACCTGCGTGGCATGGACAACTACCGGTTGAACATGGCCCTGCGTCGCACCTTCCCGATCCGCGATAACGTGCAATTCATCTTCGGCATCGACGGATCGAACATCACAAACCACACCACCTTCGGAAACAATGCCGGTAACAACCAGATCGGCGTTAACCCCAACAATGCGGCGACATTCGGAACGTTGAACTTCGCGAGTGCTGATCCGAGAGACTTCCAGTTCTCGGGACGCATTCAGTTCTAA
- a CDS encoding rhamnogalacturonan acetylesterase, with product MHRVIRFTLLLAAIHAPFSLHSGAQQPAAPAKTTPAAVGSTDPSLKDQLHLPVPRDPNLPTLWLVGDSTVRNGHGDGAGGQWGWGEPIVQFFDTSKINVVNRAIGGRSSRTYITEGHWNDTLAMMKPGDFMLVQMGHNDGGALDDTSRARGTLPGVGKDSKEIENPILKRHETVHTYGWYLRQYVEQAKAKGVTVEMCTLIPRKIWKDGKVVRDSATYAGWARAVAEQEQIGLIDLNEIVAREYDAMGEQAVEPLFADPHTHTSAAGALINAKAVILGLKLLQPDPLEPYFSAAGKQLPVMPAPLMNAVQ from the coding sequence ATGCACCGAGTCATTCGCTTCACGTTGTTGCTGGCTGCGATCCACGCTCCTTTCTCGCTGCATAGCGGAGCGCAGCAGCCTGCGGCGCCAGCCAAGACCACGCCTGCAGCCGTCGGCTCCACGGACCCATCGCTCAAAGACCAGCTTCATCTACCCGTGCCTCGCGATCCGAATTTGCCGACGCTTTGGCTTGTCGGTGACTCCACGGTTCGCAATGGTCATGGGGACGGTGCAGGCGGGCAGTGGGGGTGGGGTGAACCCATCGTTCAGTTCTTCGATACATCGAAGATCAACGTGGTGAACCGCGCCATCGGCGGACGGAGCAGCCGTACATACATCACGGAGGGTCATTGGAATGACACGCTGGCCATGATGAAGCCAGGTGACTTCATGCTGGTGCAGATGGGCCATAACGATGGAGGCGCGCTCGATGACACGTCCCGCGCACGCGGTACGCTACCCGGTGTCGGCAAGGATTCGAAGGAGATCGAGAACCCCATCCTTAAACGACATGAGACCGTACACACTTATGGGTGGTATCTGCGCCAGTATGTTGAACAGGCCAAGGCTAAGGGCGTGACCGTGGAGATGTGTACTCTCATCCCCCGCAAGATATGGAAGGACGGCAAGGTGGTACGTGACAGCGCGACGTATGCCGGCTGGGCACGGGCGGTTGCCGAACAGGAACAAATTGGCCTCATTGATCTGAATGAAATCGTCGCGAGAGAGTACGACGCGATGGGCGAGCAGGCAGTGGAGCCTCTCTTCGCGGACCCGCACACACACACCAGCGCAGCCGGTGCGTTGATCAATGCCAAAGCAGTCATTCTGGGGCTAAAGCTGCTACAACCAGATCCGCTGGAACCTTACTTCTCGGCGGCAGGGAAGCAGTTGCCAGTGATGCCGGCGCCACTTATGAATGCTGTCCAGTGA